From one Plasmodium knowlesi strain H genome assembly, chromosome: 11 genomic stretch:
- a CDS encoding SICAvar, type I, translating to MTTASTEGDGGLLQKWFEQHANVAPAGTGADSASRAKQITATLKDDLDKKFKELGERLIRQESTEIGNFCGNDVKWGKGGWELHYMQVLCTAIAEIKYFISGVETQRTRLHGTTDSQAKIEHLSNAEAYARCVVGAVALSTIYGDHCHMGEAIKKVEGAFEEKIRRHLKGKGGTRDLSNQLDVCKEITTADLMVGKAVLGNTIREWTQKKRDEGGPYQGEWKLGNEWGRWEIVCNQGKRARGGDGEATKKKYLNENKEVITKFSGLKDDSTQKNPGDVSVADLLADVDGKYKLTEKDLRKALESAMEAGTFKVDKAIENLTNASQKVQAQECMKDNSKKTFCQRLQCAKQYWKLNNKGQSEDNFWNNYVNGELSYLFNSAAAINGGTQGANCDKDNTLHSANKAACKQITAKLEHIYQNKIGKAGDRLSEQIIRCLLLKEYAKKLKEKAENKGYCDIESGLSKAFDLWNENNKNGGHCRNGGPCVECKLEDDVNYGTCQIDNENVKTKVKSMLENNKRTQYPQIEKTLADFNENNSLCERIKCASKWYENNKGHGSGQNNFWEGNDSAVAKLWTELSTEMAKANGNADGDCGQVNDNGTLRPATPSEKTACNFLHAGFKELYKTTTTLSAPAGADIWKNNPSLKQAMGCSLLHAYAKEMKKRSTCLIDDGIQRAFDTAGRGGQNGTDIPCKWNEDNFKSCGVKTKDNGEEKNVTEKVEKIVQEDTTKIKEMQTKINDMPLCDRVKCVTARWMNEGNGGGKKRQWNEMWKKVGEEIPKLGTALGSATTTTKKDVETYCNGLQGQNGREADKEACLLIAAGLKNLYDIKDNGGTNGVDVDASFQRTMQCVLLNAIADKMKEKLPCKEERSVEKGITEAFNKSGNIKNASNGCSDANKCFTCERFNEYRSCHIRENSSTLKVTMLKDKVDEVLDKDGKAEMEKIQDQAVKDICKPCTESGTLCTQLKCVAGKWGERNKGTINGTPASWDDMQRDFETELKALLEDMQDITEQATAATYCNGSGAGWEDGAAKEANQAACKLVAAGLQHISKIQHEYSTETGQPEKNKNPYDKQEFKQFASCLMLKAIVQRMKEDSKICDIQPGITKAFSVAETIKNEHCKNDKPCIVCQWTDEDYNKLDSCTIAADSVKVKEKLNEILEDEKTEVDSTLKEVLKTDQPEGVPLCNRLQCLASRVNLSASKDTFWTTDVKKLWDELALAMTKANGTSINGGCNKMDDDRDPTTPERKACQYLTLGFNQLKTISATLPKNGNNILDKHPSLRQTVGCILLKEYAKKMKGQSKCLIESGIKKAFGSWGQIPNGPCTASSGPCIECKWEDKLDTCTITTNVIHENITGKLKTVESKMEKEATTTMEEVNRTESLCQQLKCAAPKWFQSKAGNSRTKKQTWCDFWKEGVRDGLQKMFQQIDQNGKDKNNTTCQQFGDGNDDSVERKACNHITAGLDYIKNISSGSGGSGNPLLDRAVGCIALNMYADQIINASKEKCPIGEDKIKQMFHDWHEKTKYSCQNSANNHGCFECKRVPNSEFKDCELSVDSTLINTTQNGNCSSNDNKKEVQTQMDVLLNEDKSTPNSINTTMKQTLDEITDMKSSFCTQLQCAAKKWGKINSKKTSQNGTVTWYDMKTEIETELKELLGYMTQSKNQTKVAKYCNENNNNWNTLGTKERQTNKAACLLFASGLKHIYNQKKGQFNGPSFGQTMGCLFLKEYAKQLKDLANEKKKGYSWVHPLCDIDKGIKHAFGKSGDIMEETSKCKKSGSTNDCFVCTQNQGYDDCKIGIDSVKTNVETIFQDKQKKDHMQQTLENTVCPILLTDLLTPFVPLAPVSIGLSAMAYYLWKYFGPLGKGGPRFRRSPAEIPGSSVQEQVLDHVQQDSSHEYRLVKERKPRSAPKRMKRSSRVNRRTIIEIHFEVLDECQKGDTQLNQKHFMELLVREFMGSELMEEEQVSKEEVLMEDVPMESIPSEQVPMERVPNLGSGFMV from the exons ATGACAACAGCATCAACAGAAGGTGACGGTGGATTGTTACAGAAGTGGTTCGAGCAGCATGCCAATGTGGCACCTGCGGGTACGGGGGCGGATTCCGCATCGAGGGCCAAGCAAATTACG GCCACTTTGAAGGACGACTTGGACAAGAAATTCAAGGAATTGGGCGAACGTTTAATAAGGCAGGAATCAACGGAAATAGGGAACTTCTGTGGGAATGATGTAAAATGGGGGAAGGGAGGTTGGGAGCTGCACTATATGCAAGTGTTATGTACAGCTATAGccgaaataaaatatttcataagtGGAGTGGAGACGCAGAGGACAAGGCTACATGGCACCACGGATTCGCAAGCAAAAATTGAACACCTCTCTAATGCTGAAGCCTACGCACGTTGCGTCGTGGGGGCAGTAGCACTGTCCACAATATACGGTGATCATTGCCACATGGGGGAGGCCATAAAGAAGGTCGAGGGGGCATTTGAGGAGAAGATAAGGAGGCATctaaaggggaagggggggacACGGGACCTCTCAAACCAGTTGGATGTGTGTAAAGAAATTACCACTGCCGACTTAATGGTCGGCAAAGCAGTTCTGGGAAATACAATCAGAGAGTGGACACAGAAGAAAAGGGACGAGGGGGGGCCATACCAGGGGGAATGGAAGTTGGGGAATGAGTGGGGGAGGTGGGAAATTGTCTGTAATCAGGGGAAGAGGGCGCGGGGAGGGGATGGAGAGGcaacaaagaagaaatatttaaatgAGAATAAAGAAGTTATAACGAAATTCTCAGGACTAAAAGACGACAGTACGCAGAAGAACCCTGGTGATGTATCCGTGGCAGATCTACTAGCAGATGTAGATGGTAAATACAAATTAACGGAGAAAGACTTGCGGAAAGCATTGGAATCAGCAATGGAGGCGGGTACTTTCAAAGTGGATAAGGCAATAGAGAATTTAACGAATGCATCCCAGAAAGTACAGG CTCAGGAGTGCATGAAGGACAACagcaaaaaaacattttgccAGCGCTTGCAATGTGCAAAGCAATATTGGAAATTGAATAACAAGGGACAATCGGAG GATAATTTCTGGAACAACTATGTCAATGGCGAATTGAGCTATCTCTTTAATTCGGCGGCTGCTATTAATGGTGGCACCCAAGGTGCTAATTGCGACAAGGACAATACCCTACATAGTGCAAACAAAGCAGCATGCAAACAAATTACAGCTAAATTAGAGCATATTTACCAAAATAAAATTGGGAAAGCTGGTGACAGATTGTCTGAACAAATTATACGATGTCTTTTATTAAAAgaatatgctaaaaaattaaaagaaaaagcagaaaacAAAGGATATTGTGACATAGAAAGTGGTTTAAGCAAAGCTTTTGATTTGtggaatgaaaataataaaaatggaggacATTGCAGGAATGGTGGACCTTGCGTTGAATGCAAATTGGAAGACGACGTTAATTATGGCACTTGCCAAATTGACAATGAGAATGTAAAGACCAAAGTGAAATCGATGCTCGAGAACAACAAACGAACGCAGTACCCCCAAATAGAAAAAACCTTGGCTGACTTCAATGAGAACAATTCCTTATGTGAACGTATAAAATGTGCATCGAAGTGGTATGAGAACAACAAGGGACACGGAAGTGGACAG AATAACTTTTGGGAAGGGAATGATAGCGCCGTGGCAAAGCTGTGGACAGAACTGTCCACAGAAATGGCCAAGGCAAATGGCAATGCAGATGGAGATTGTGGTCAAGTGAATGATAATGGAACCTTGAGACCAGCAACTCCATCTGAAAAGACAgcatgcaattttttgcatgccggctttaAAGAACTGTACAAGACGACGACGACGCTGTCGGCGCCGGCAGGCGCCGACATCTGGAAGAACAACCCGTCGTTGAAACAAGCGATGGGTTGTTCCTTACTTCATGCTTATGCAAAGGAGATGAAAAAGAGGTCGACTTGTCTTATTGATGATGGTATACAAAGGGCATTTGACACAGCTGGGAGGGGTGGTCAGAATGGTACTGACATTCCATGCAAATGGAATGAAGACAACTTTAAGAGTTGCGGAGTTAAAACGAAAGATAATGgcgaggagaaaaatgtaacggagaaagtggaaaaaattgtgcaggAGGACACCaccaaaataaaggaaatgcAGACTAAAATAAATGACATGCCATTATGTGATCGCGTAAAATGTGTCACAGCCCGATGGATGAACGAAGGTAACGGTGGTGGCAAAAAACGTCAATGG AAtgaaatgtggaagaaagttGGGGAGGAAATCCCTAAACTGGGCACTGCCCTCGGCAGTGCCACAACTACTACGAAGAAGGATGTTGAAACTTACTGCAACGGTCTCCAAGGGCAGAATGGAAGAGAAGCTGATAAGGAGGCTTGcctccttatagcagcaggattaaaaaacctcTACGACATCAAGGACAACGGCGGCACTAACGGTGTCGACGTTGATGCATCGTTCCAAAGAACGATGCAATGTGTTCTATTAAATGCCATTGCagataaaatgaaggaaaaacttccaTGTAAAGAGGAGAGGAGTGTAGAGAAGGGGATAACGGAAGCTTTTAATAAGAGTGGTAATATTAAGAATGCAAGTAACGGTTGCAGTGATGCAAATAAATGTTTTACGTGTGAGAGGTTCAACGAATATAGAAGTTGCCACATTAGAGAAAATAGCAGCACATTGAAAGTAACGATGTTAAAAGACAAAGTAGATGAAGTGCTCGACAAGGACGGAAAggcagaaatggaaaaaattcaggATCAAGCTGTGAaggacatat GTAAACCATGTACCGAGAGTGGCACCTTATGTACACAACTTAAATGTGTAGCAggaaaatggggagaaaggaataaaggaacCATAAATGGAACACCAGCATCTTGG GATGACATGCAGAGAGACTTTGAAACAGAGTTAAAAGCACTCCTGGAAGACATGCAAGACATAACAGAGCAGGCCACCGCTGCCACGTATTGCAACGGCAGCGGCGCCGGCTGGGAGGACGGCGCTGCAAAAGAAGCTAATCAAGCTGCTTGTAAGCTCGTTGCAGCAGGGCTGCAACATATATCCAAAATTCAGCATGAATATAGCACGGAGACGGGGCAAcctgaaaagaataaaaaccCCTATGATAAACAAGAGTTTAAACAATTCGCTTCCTGTTTAATGTTAAAGGCCATCGTTcaaagaatgaaagaagacagCAAAATTTGCGACATACAACCAGGCATAACAAAAGCTTTTAGCGTAGCAGAGACAATTAAAAACGAACATTGCAAGAATGATAAACCCTGCATTGTTTGTCAATGGACCGACGAAGACTATAACAAACTTGACAGTTGCACCATTGCCGCTGACAGTGTCAaggttaaagaaaaattgaatgaaATACTCGAAGACGAAAAGACCGAAGTCGATTCCACCCTCAAGGAAGTACTTAAAACAGACCAACCCGAGGGGGTACCCCTCTGTAATCGTCTCCAATGTTTAGCATCTCGAGTAAACTTATCTGCTAGTAAG GACACATTTTGGACGACAGATGTGAAGAAATTGTGGGATGAATTGGCGCTAGCAATGACGAAGGCAAATGGCACAAGCATAAACGGAGGATGTAATAAGATGGATGATGATAGAGATCCCACCACCCCTGAAAGGAAGGCATGCCAATATCTTACATTAGGTTTCAACCAACTAAAAACTATTTCGGCGACTTTGCCCAAGAATGGAAACAACATCTTGGATAAGCACCCATCGTtgagacaaacagtgggttgtatccttcttaaggagtatgcaaaaaaaatgaagggtCAATCGAAATGTCTTATCGaatcaggaataaaaaaagcttttgGCTCATGGGGTCAAATTCCTAATGGACCATGCACGGCCAGTAGTGGTCCGTGCATTGAATGTAAATGGGAAGACAAATTGGACACTTGCACAATTACCACAAATGTCATCCACGAGAATATAACCGGTAAATTAAAAACAGTAGAGTctaaaatggagaaggaagCAACTACCACCATGGAGGAAGTAAACAGAACAGAGTCTTTATGTCAACAACTCAAATGTGCCGCACCCAAGTGGTTCCAAAGCAAAGCAGGGAATAGTCGTACGAAAAAgcagacttgg tgtgacttctGGAAGGAGGGCGTCAGAGACGGACTCCAGAAGATGTTCCAACAAATAGATCAGAAtggaaaggacaaaaatAATACTACATGCCAACAGTTcggtgatggtaatgatgatagtgttgaaagaaaagcatgtaaccatatcacagcaggtttaGACTACATTAAAAACATTTCTAGTGGTAGTGGTGGTAGTGGCAACCCACTGCTCGATCGAGCAGTGGGTTGTATTGCacttaacatgtacgctgatCAAATAATTAACGCTTCGAAAGAGAAATGTCCCATTGgtgaggacaaaataaaacaaatgttTCATGATTGGCATGAAAAAACTAAATATTCTTGTCAGAATAGTGCTAATAACCATGGTTGTTTTGAATGTAAAAGGGTACCAAACTCAGAATTTAAGGATTGCGAACTAAGTGTTGACAGCACTTTGATTAATACAACACAAAACGGAAATTGCAGTTCTAACgacaacaaaaaagaagtcCAAACTCAAATGGACGTTCTCCTCAACGAAGACAAATCCACCCCCAACTCCATTAACACCACCATGAAACAAACTTTAGACGAAATCACTGACatgaaatcttctttctgtactcaactccaatgcgcagcaaagAAATGGGGAAAGATTAATAGTAAAAAAACAAGCCAAAATGGAACAGTGACTTGG tATGACATGAAGACTGAAATCGAGACGGAATTAAAAGAACTTCTAGGATATATGACGCAGTCTAAAAATCAGACGAAGGTTGCCAAATACTGCAacgaaaacaacaacaattgGAATACTTTAGGCACTAAAGAAAggcaaacaaataaagcagcttgtttgctttttgcttcaggattaaagcacatttataaCCAAAAGAAGGGCCAGTTTAATGGCCCATCctttggacaaacgatgggttgtttatttcttaaagaatatgcaaaacaattaaaagacTTGGCAaacgagaagaaaaaaggatatagttgggtacatcctctttgtgacatagataaGGGCATAAAACATGCTTTTGGTAAAAGTGGTGACATTATGGAAGAAACATCTAAATGCAAAAAGAGTGGTAGTACTAATgattgttttgtgtgcacacaaaaccaaGGTTATGAtgattgcaaaattggcattGACAGTGTAAAGACCAACGTGGAAACAATCTTCCAAGACAAACAGAAGAAAGAccatatgcaacaaacattagagaatacagtctgtcccatccttcttacggatctccttaccccttttgttcctttggctcctgtctccattggcctttctgctatggcttattacctttggaag tattttggtcctcttggtaaaggaggaccacgtttcagaagatctcctgctgaaattcctggttcatcagtacaggaacaagtcctcgatcatgtgcagcaagatagttcacatgaatatcgattggtgaaggaacgaaaacctcgttctgctccaaagAGAATGAAACGTTCTAGTCGCGTCAAtcgtcgcacgattattgaaattcattttgaagtgttggatgaatgtcaaaaaggggacacacaattgaaccagaagcaTTTTATGGAACTTTTAGTTCgtgagttcatgggatccgaattaatggaagaagaacaggtttctaaggaagaggttcttatggaagatgttcctatggaaagtaTTCCTTCGGAGcaggttccaatggaacgtgttccaaatttgggttccgggtttatggtttaa
- a CDS encoding cytochrome c oxidase subunit 2A, putative gives MFKLNYKLCNGLRNVYHFTGTQKHSLIRPQFVGFIPFKSKEFATGKKNASSSKANEAKGHGHGHEEHTKGLYHHVEHHHGNPRDHLDEDGVRKPEYDFDSFHWDDYWLHTPKQNIVIVNGQKMIKGEETKPMEYLFNVSQKNIPFWSRTRLNVWGNYNMVLKVEFLFFWIPTLIIFSIAIPCFTMLYMLDEIVHTTMTVKVIGRQWYWIYEVESPPELDDDE, from the exons atgttcaaGTTAAATTACAAGTTATGTAACGGCTTAAGAAATGTATACCACTTCACAGGTACACAGAAACATAGTCTTATAAGACCTCAGTTCGTGGGATTCATTCCGTTCAAAAGTAAAGAATTCGCGacgggaaaaaagaatgcatCCAGTAGCAAAGCGAACGAGGCTAAGGGCCATGGACACGGCCATGAAGAGCACACCAAGGGATTGTACCATCATGTGGAGCACCATCATGGAAATCCTCGAGACCATCTAGATGAAGATGGTGTAAGGAAACCAGAATATGATTTTGACAGCTTTCACTGGGACGATTATTGGTTACACACACCAAAACAAAACATAGTAATTGTGAATGGGCAAAAAATGattaagggagaagaaacCAAGCCGATggaatatttatttaatgTAAGCCAAAAGaatattcctttttggtCTAGAACAAGATTAAATGTGTGGGGAAACTACAATATGGTTTTAAAAGTTgaatttctgtttttctggATCCCAACGCTTATCATTTTTAGCATCGCAATTCCGTGTTTTACCATGTTGTACATGTTAGATGAGATAGTCCACACAACCATGACTGTGAAGGTTATAGGGCGCCAGTG gtatTGGATTTATGAAGTGGAATCCCCCCCAGAACTCGACGATGATGAATAA
- a CDS encoding actin-depolymerizing factor 2, putative produces MVSGVRVSDECIYEFNKLKVKHLHKYIFFRIENYEEIIVDVLQQDSDLTSFEDIIMDIRNNLKSTECRYIIADMPIYTPEGVLRNRIYFIFWSPDSAKAKEKMLYASSKESLVQKINGIFKSLEITCDIEEFEEELRAIILNN; encoded by the exons atGGTCTCGGGGGTCAGGGTTTCAGACGAATGCATCTACGAATTTAACAAGTTGAAAGTGAAGCACCTGCAcaagtacatattttttagaaTTGAAAATTATGAGGAAATCATTGTAGATGTATTGCAGCAGGATTCAGACTTGACATCCTTCGAGGATATTATAATGGACATCAGAAACAACTTGAAATCGACGGAATGTAGATACATTATCGCGG ATATGCCTATCTACACCCCTGAGGGCGTATTGAGGAACAGAatttacttcattttttggtcCCCCGATTCGGCCAAggcgaaggagaaaatgctcTACGCCTCATCCAAAGAATCACttgttcaaaaaattaatggcATTTTCAAAAGTCTAGAGATAACATGTGACATTGAAGAATTCGAGGAGGAGTTGCGAGCTATTATCTTAAACAACTGA
- a CDS encoding Fe-S assembly protein IscX, putative has translation MSKAKMVAGTMKKLSCLAIRKYNCLVKPCWCTSPSLTHGNVSPGTFSYNSLKIFCKRHFTYEKNDVTLDWEDADDIADLLLEEYKNVDPLTLRFEELENMVMDTVVKKNKKKLSGRCNEGALENIQMNWLEKYNEEDS, from the coding sequence ATGTCCAAGGCAAAAATGGTAGCGGGCACTATGAAAAAACTTTCTTGTCTGGCCATAAGAAAATACAACTGTCTTGTAAAGCCGTGCTGGTGTACAAGTCCATCCCTGACTCACGGCAATGTCAGTCCAGGTACGTTTTCCTATAACtcgttaaaaattttttgcaagaGGCACTTTACTTATGAGAAGAATGATGTAACGCTAGATTGGGAGGATGCAGATGACATAGCAGACTTACTTTTGGAGGAATACAAAAATGTAGACCCATTAACGTTGCGATTTGAGGAGTTAGAAAACATGGTAATGGACACCgttgtgaagaaaaacaaaaagaagttaAGCGGCAGGTGTAATGAAGGCGCTCTGGAAAATATTCAAATGAATTGgctggaaaaatataatgaggAGGATAGTTAA
- a CDS encoding PH domain-containing protein, putative: METTTKGGCNHVMQNDENKQEYLDFSDDFVFCSTCHNFSPYHKEGYLEKKCSNSWCGYSKRWFLLKNKKLYYFKSKESMRPSGVLDLELIHMDINYEHGIKRKRSGEDCFLYCIESRMYKNGSKNESLLILTPRNTGLRFYLRGDDAEIYEWYNLLNSSMKNNKITSQPNFIFSESNFWKIDRISVDVFESIADTGDIVLFRSKVVSAKLQRIITRGEYDHIGMILRNDKNGIFLLEALSNMGIILTPWELFRKNRWNEAYTRIALRRLTWDNSEQNLKKLLDFLKNTIGKKYNLKIINFLASKSDDAGYFCSELIGECWKIMGVIPTNTTCSYIWPSNFSEKFEEKMKLQEGCQLNNELCIDFTL, translated from the exons ATGGAAACAACGACGAAAGGTGGATGCAACCATGTCAtgcaaaatgatgaaaataagcAG GAATATCTTGACTTTTCCGACGACTTTGTCTTCTGCTCGACTTGCCACAATTTCTCGCCG TACCACAAAGAGGGATacctagaaaaaaaatgttcaaatTCCTGGTGCGGATATTCGAAAAGATGGTTCCTtctgaaaaacaaaaagttaTATTACTTCAAAAGCAAAGAAAGCATGAGGCCATCAGGCGTCCTCGATCTAGAACTCATCCACATGGACATTAAC TACGAACACGggataaaaaggaaacgaaGTGGCGAAGACTGCTTTCTGT ACTGCATCGAATCGAGGATGTACAAAAACGGCAGCAAAAATGAGTCCCTCCTAATTCTAACCCCCAGGAATACAGGACTCAGATTTTATTTAAGG GGTGATGACGCGGAAATATACGAGTGGTATAACTTACTAAACAGCTCCAtgaagaataataaaattacaaGTCAAccgaattttattttttcggaaagtaatttttggaaaatcgACAGAATATCGGTTGATGTATTCGAGTCCATTGCAGACACTGGCGACATAGTCTTATTCAG GTCAAAAGTGGTTTCCGCGAAGCTCCAGAGGATTATAACGAGGGGCGAATATGATCACATCGGTATGATACTCAGGAATGACAAAAACGGCATTTTTCTCCTGGAGGCCTTATCCAACATG GGAATCATCCTAACGCCGTGGGAGCTTTTTAGAAAGAACCGATGGAACGAGGCCTACACCAG aattGCTCTAAGACGCCTAACCTGGGACAACTCTGAACAAAATCTTAAAAAGTTGCTGGATTTTCTAAAAAACAccataggaaaaaaatataacctGAAGATTATTAATTTTCTGGCCTCCAAAAGTG ATGATGCAGGCTATTTCTGCTCCGAATTAATAGGAGAATGCTGGAAG ATAATGGGTGTCATTCCTACAAACACGACATGCTCTTATATCTGGCCGA GCAATTTTTCCGAAAAGTTcgaagagaaaatgaagttGCAGGAAGGTTGTCAGCTAAATAATGAGCTATGCATAGACTTCACCCTGTAA